In Nitrospirota bacterium, one genomic interval encodes:
- a CDS encoding chemotaxis protein CheW, which yields MSIESVLEVAQYLTFKLDDEIFALDISKVREVLDYTTVTKVPNTPAFMRGVINVRGSVIPVVDVKLKFGMAITEKSVNTCIIILEVVVDGETLVVGALADSVEEVIDLDSGHIEPAPRIGTRLRTDFIKGMGKQNERFIILLDMDKVFSSDELAQVRTDSPAEV from the coding sequence ATGAGTATAGAGAGTGTCCTGGAAGTTGCCCAGTATCTTACCTTCAAACTTGACGATGAGATATTCGCTCTGGATATCTCGAAAGTGCGCGAGGTCCTTGATTACACGACCGTTACCAAGGTGCCGAACACGCCCGCATTCATGCGCGGCGTGATCAACGTCCGGGGCAGCGTCATCCCGGTCGTCGATGTAAAGCTGAAATTCGGCATGGCCATTACCGAAAAATCGGTGAACACCTGCATCATCATCCTGGAAGTCGTGGTCGACGGCGAGACGTTGGTCGTCGGCGCGCTTGCGGATTCCGTGGAAGAGGTGATCGACCTCGATTCGGGCCATATCGAGCCTGCGCCGAGGATCGGGACCCGCCTTCGCACCGATTTCATCAAGGGCATGGGGAAGCAGAATGAACGCTTTATCATTCTCCTTGATATGGACAAGGTCTTCTCGTCCGATGAACTGGCTCAGGTGAGAACCGACTCGCCGGCCGAGGTCTAG
- a CDS encoding MFS transporter, which produces MTGTQAAPPAWRRGLTRNVIILGAVSLLNDGASEMIYPLLPAFLTAVLGAGPAAIGVIEGIAEATASLLKLYSGYLSDRVRKRKGWIVAGYSLSNIIRPLIAFSTSWLHVLSLRFTDRVGKGLRTSPRDAIIADSTPQEFRGKAYGFHRAMDHAGAIVGPLAATALLFLFHDDLKTIFLLSFIPGMFAVAMLLFGLREPEATGPRPAGATPFNFRSTWAEMSGSFRKYLGIILLFALGNSTDAFLLLRAQKLGVAVTLLPMIWVVLHIVKMGFSIPGGIISDRIGRKKVIVTGWIVYALVYAGFGAANQQWHAWALFAIYGIYFGLTEGVEKALVADFAPTHLRGSAFGLYHLVVGIGAFPASLLFGLVWQKAGAAAAFGMGAGLALAASVLLSLLTIKKPEPADNHS; this is translated from the coding sequence ATGACCGGGACACAAGCCGCTCCTCCTGCCTGGCGCAGGGGCCTGACCAGAAATGTCATCATCCTCGGCGCTGTGAGCCTCCTGAACGATGGCGCTTCGGAGATGATCTATCCGCTCCTGCCCGCGTTCCTGACCGCCGTGCTCGGCGCCGGGCCTGCAGCCATCGGCGTCATTGAGGGCATCGCCGAAGCCACCGCCTCCCTGCTCAAGCTCTACTCCGGCTATCTTTCCGACCGCGTCAGGAAGCGTAAAGGGTGGATCGTCGCGGGCTACTCGCTCTCGAACATCATCCGGCCTCTCATCGCCTTCTCCACATCCTGGCTGCACGTCCTCTCCCTGAGGTTCACCGACCGCGTCGGCAAGGGCCTGCGCACCTCGCCGCGCGACGCGATCATCGCCGATTCGACGCCGCAGGAATTCCGGGGCAAGGCCTACGGTTTCCACCGGGCCATGGACCACGCCGGCGCCATAGTCGGCCCGCTCGCCGCGACAGCGCTGCTGTTCCTTTTTCACGACGACCTCAAGACCATATTCCTGCTCTCCTTCATACCCGGAATGTTCGCGGTCGCCATGCTCCTCTTCGGGCTTCGGGAGCCGGAAGCAACAGGCCCGAGGCCGGCAGGGGCGACTCCTTTCAACTTCCGGTCGACCTGGGCGGAGATGTCCGGCAGTTTCCGGAAGTACCTGGGCATCATTCTCCTCTTCGCCCTGGGGAACTCTACGGACGCCTTCCTCCTCCTGCGGGCCCAAAAGCTCGGCGTGGCTGTGACGCTCCTGCCCATGATCTGGGTCGTGCTGCACATCGTCAAGATGGGATTTTCCATCCCCGGCGGCATCATTTCGGACCGCATCGGCAGAAAGAAAGTGATCGTGACGGGCTGGATCGTGTACGCCCTCGTGTATGCGGGCTTCGGCGCGGCGAACCAACAGTGGCACGCCTGGGCGCTTTTCGCAATCTACGGGATCTATTTCGGATTGACCGAGGGGGTGGAGAAGGCGCTCGTCGCGGACTTTGCACCGACTCACCTCCGCGGTTCCGCCTTCGGCCTGTACCACCTCGTCGTGGGCATAGGCGCGTTCCCGGCGTCGCTCCTGTTCGGCCTCGTCTGGCAGAAGGCAGGGGCAGCGGCCGCCTTCGGCATGGGCGCGGGACTCGCGCTCGCAGCGAGTGTTCTACTCTCTCTGCTCACGATCAAGAAACCGGAACCAGCAGACAACCACTCGTAG